The window AAGTGAAGTGAATCAAGTACAAGAAATCTCTGTTGTCATGTAAAAGCTGCTAcggaataaaataatttgcttcaGGACTGCTctggtcaggctctgctctaCCACGTGAGGCATGTACTTGTTGCAAAACAGCACAGCAAGGGAATCTATCTGTACTCAGGTACTTAATCTGAAAAGCCTGAAAGCTTGCAGTTTGattgcagctgctctgtgaaatAACAGCTTTGGTGGGAAACAGTCAAGGCATTGCTTTTAGACCAGaacttcaaaaaaaatttctcatgATCATCTGCTAGACCATCAAGTAATTACATATCTAGTGGAATCCCTGcctacagggaaaaaagaaaccagtctgaaacaaaacatattttgcctgcttttaattttgtctcCAATTATGatacattatttattaatcCATAAAAAGTAGTAAAGTAAGATTcttctgtgaggtttttttatttataaggAATTGAGTTAAACAAATGAGATAGGAAAATTAAGGTTAAAAATATCGATTCCATATGAGAGAGAGACATGCATGGCTACTCAGGAAATCCTGCTGTAAGAAATTACCAAGGCCAGACTACCAGACACATGTCCACTAAAAGATTAAATCAATCCACCTTGGAACTGCTCTTTCTCGAGGAACTGGGAACTTTCAAATAATCCCCTTCCAAATAATTCTAAATTCCTATTAGGTCAAGTAGTTCGAGATTCTGGCTCGAAGTTAAGCTTTCAATCAGTTCTCGGCCTATTCTTCTTCCTGCTTCGGTGGACATAGCCTTTTGCCAGATCTTCAGCAGCAATCCTCCTTGGAAAGAAACACAACATGACATTGGCAAATTAGCATGGAGCGCGCGCAGCTCGCAGCGCACCAGGGACCAAGTGCGCGTCTGGCAGCAAGCACTCCGCACTCTCCTGGCGACAGAGAAATGCAGACAAAGCTGGAGCTTGCCGAGGGGGTGATAATTGCCTACAAATGTGCAGGGAGACGCAGAGCGTTCATTCAGCTCCTTTGTATTGACAGACAACGGGGCTTGCTCCTGTGTCACCAGTGTTGCGGGTCGAAATGATTGAAGACTTACGGGAAGGTCTTTGTATGTTCTAGCAGATAGCTCCATGGTTTATGGAGCAGTAGCCTGGGAGTTATAGTCAGGCCTGTCTTCTTTTTCACTCTAAAAGAAAGGGTGTTCACTTTCTGCCAGCTAAGACATCAAGGTAAAGAAGCAGATGATCCAAATACTTTTGTCCAGGTGATAAGCAGTGGCTCTCTAGGATGTGTGGCTTGGCCAACCCAGCCTAGCATCAGCACTGGTTTGCAGGATAGTCACTGCCTACTGCTCACCCCAGTCAGTGCTCATCTTTGGAGCAGATAGAGAGGAAATCTGAGGGTAAAAATGTCTAGTGTAAGAAGAATTTATTCTCCTCCTTTCTGCCTTTGGCTAAAAGTTGATCTGACAGTCCAtgagaagaaaagctttagaAGCAGCACAACTCTCATTACAGTTCCTGCTAGACTAGCAGGGGCAACTGAACGAAAATAAAGAGTAATCAAACTCTGAACCAAGAAATCAAGCCTCACTCTGGGTTGGACAGGGTCCCATCCTAGGAGGTAGTAAGACCTTCTATCTGCTGTTGAAGTTTGCAGTACCGGTAGAGAACCCTGTCTCTCACAGGAGGTATTTAAAAGCCTCTACAAAACCAGTATATTTTGTCACCTGTCTTTTGTAGCACTAAGGTAGGGTCTTTCAGGtccctgctgaggctgtggaTTTAGATGCagtcaaatttattttaaagctccTTTTTCTCATCTGCAAATAAGTCACCAGGCTGAATTAGGTGGCATTTAATTCTCAGCTGAATTCAAAGCTCATCCCTTAGAGCAAAGTCAGGGAAATCTCTCCCCTGCAAAGCAAGGGATTTCAGCTGTGGGATTCATTATGGCTGCACCTGCATGAAgcttatctctctctctccttccattTATGATGTTCAACATCCATacatccttccctctctccctgcagtgctgtcctCACCTGATGTGCTACCCTGGTGCTGTCGTCCCTCCTTCCTGTCCTTCTGGTCAtgcttttccttgctgtgctccTCTACCTTCCTAGAGGTATGTCAAGAAACCCTGAACTGTGTCGTAGGCTGCCAAGCAAGCAATAGATCTGTTCAGACCCTTATTCAGATTCCAAAAAATAATGCTATGTGAAAAATGTGAGGGAAGCACTCTGTAATGGAAGGATGCTCTTTCACAGCACTGAATAGCtttatttcacacatttttcagctttaaatacAACTGGTGAGagaattttcagtgaaatgtaCAGATAGAAGAAGATCACAAGTGCCATAACTAGGCATGCcaatttttcagtgtatttttacattctgtgttaaagatttaaaataactttgctTCATAAAGgtcaaacaaaaataaccagCCCAGAAGTATCTATGAAAGAATTGAATCCTCAGGAGAGTGTAATTCTGTGTTGCACCACTGGATGGTGATGTACGACTTATTTTTGTGAATACAAAAAAGCATTGACTAAGGATGCAGTTTTGCTGGGACAGATCTCTGTTAAATCAAAGACcgagagaaaacaaaaaactgaaacCAGAACACTTCTGGACACAAAAACTGTTCCTCATGataatttactttttgtttgtttgtttgttcttgttCAATTGgtataataatttcatttacagTTATAATGGTTTCAGATTCAACTggtgaaacacaaaaaaagtctctgtttttaaagttcctgtgaaaactgggaaaagagagTAAGATCATCTGCTCCcataatttttggggtttttttctcactgaaatcCCTCATATTGTCAGTGTTATCCCCCCAGCATTTGCTGTCTGGTGTGTTGTTTGTTTATGGttgtattttaattgttttactGTTAGTCTCTAAGATGTATACTACTATAAAGTAGTATACATCTGATAGAGACTAACAGTAAAACAATTACTACTTAGTCTCTAAGATTTATACTACTTTATATCAAACATTCACTGTATTCATATGGAGAAAGGTATGTAGAGAGAACAAGATATTAATATCTATGGACAACAAACATCTGTAGGTCAAGGTCATAcctgttattttatttactttgtgAAGAGTTCTCAGTGACACCAGAACCTTATTTTGCTCTGGACTGAAGTCACTAATGGATGAGACAACATCCCCTTCAACAAGCATCCTCTGGGGCAGGAAAGCCTGGAAGTTGTTTGTGGTCAGTAAGTCTGTTCTGAAGTGTGTGGCGGCAATGAAATCTACAGCATTAGCCCAGTCTTCAGCAAAATTTGCTTCTGGATCAGAGAGATATTTTAggctgaaagagaagaaaataaaaaatgcgGCAGATAACTGAACTCTCCTGTAGAACACACTAGTTGATCATTTATCCCAAAGATTTTTGTTCAGTATAAAATCCTGAGTGGCCTCGGCACCACAGCAACTTGAAGCCTCCTTAAGTACTTTATACCCAATTTCTCCTGGCAAACCTGCCTCTTCCCAGATTAAACTCAGCTCCTAAATCAGGCCCTGGCTCCCAGAGGGGAACCAGCATCTCATTTTAAGCCCAGAGTCTGACTGGCCATCACAGTTTGGGCAGCCATATCTCACTGGTCATCCCACACTCTGagacagaggaaggaagagcagaGCCTAAAGAGTAGATACCTAAGGTATGAGTGTGGCATTTCCATGGTCTCCTGCCgtggggaggaaagatgaatctgatgccatgttcttagaaggctaatttattattctattctattctattctattctattctattctattctattctattctattctattctattctattctattctattaaagaatgctatactaaactatactaaagaatagagaaaggatacagacagaaggttaaaagataataatgaaaaactcgtgacccttccagagtcctgacacagctggaccatgatcggtcattaagtcaaaacaattcatataaaaccaatcaaacaatgaccagttggtaaacaatctccaaaccacattacaaagcagcaaaacatagGAGAAGTGAATCAGATAAttatagttttcatttttctctgaggcttctcagcttcccaggagaagaaatcctggcaaagggatttttcagaaaatatgacagtgacagtacGAGGGCTCATGCAGACTTTTTTAGGATACCATCCTTCCAAAGAGGCCTGGTGGCGGAAAGATCTTCCATGGACACTGCTCTATTACCCTTACCTGTCATGGAATTTGGGGAGTGCATAAGCAATGGAGGAGGTATGTGCCTTCCACATGAGACCAAGGGCATTGTCCAGTTTGaaggaggagaggctggcagATCTCACAGCTTTCTGTTCTGTAGATAACAGATACTGCAGCAACAGGGAGCAAAAGGGGCAGAAAATGAGAGGGGAGTTTTaaacccaatttttttttatatgggCACATACCTCACAAAATAATAAGCTGCAGGAAATTGCTTTTGAATAGTTAGTGTTAGTTGCTGGTCTTCGTCTTCAACATTGCAAGGGTTTTATTCGCATAATTTCAGTATTTGGTTACAAAAATTCAGTGGACTTTTGTATATGACTGCCATGGAATATTCAGGAGGACTCATTATCTTAAAATAGGGGACGCCTTATTATCTTAAAAAACTTATCTATATTCTTTTAACCACAACTTTCtgaagattttcagaaaaagaagaaaattatcctTGTTATCATTATAGTTATATGAGGAGTAGATATTTTACAATAACTTCTGAAACATGATGTGTGGGAAAAATGATCTTATGAAGACAGATCCAGTCTTACTCTTAAACATCTACTTTTACTCACAAGGGGGACTTACAGTTTAACATTCCTGCTCATTATCAGTTGACTaccaataaaaaatattgactGCAGTAGTCTAGCTATAAAAAATAGCTATTAAATCTATGAAGTAAGAAATATTGTTATTTTGGGGATTAGACAACAGCGGAGTGAGGAGGAAAGAGAATATCTACTTGCATAAATAGGTGTACTGCTGAATTatgtttcagcattttcaaGTTTTAGatgtttaaagaaataaatgaaccTCATAAAACCAACCAAAGGCCACTTTTTAAAGGCAGTGTATCATCTCACAGGCTTATTTTGCATTGCTGACATAAGCAGTATTGGAAGAATACAAATATAATTGAATACAAAACAGTGTCTTGGAACAGAGGCCAAAATAAGAACTGTttcaaaataagagaaaaattccataacatttaaaaatcctgtCCTACTTATTTCTGACTCACTGCATGTTatgctttccatttttcctgcttgttaTTTTTACATGAAGCTGCTATTGAAAACAAACTAAGCTGTCTGGATGTTAAAAAAATGACAGTAATAATAGTTTTTAAAGCTAACATTTTGGTATAattcctaaaaatatttttaaaaaaattatttacttcaaAAAAGGCTTTCCAGTCATCCATGAGCTTGGGCATGAGAGACCAGCAGTCTTTAACACTGTAACAGAAGTCATCTTTTTGCTCCTCTGGTGGCAATATTTCTATCTCATATGGCAGCTGCCCAAAGAGGCCAGCCTCCACTGCCCCCAGAAAGGGTATAATAGACAGATAGTAATTCATACCTGTAACAACAATTAAAAGGCAGCAGGTGTTAATCACAAGCGAATGAAAAATTCCCACATAAGAAAATGAACTCTCTCCCACACCAAAAGCAACTGTTTGAAATTGCCACAAATACAACTGTGTTCAGCAGTGGAATATATGTACTGAAATGCAATAAAGATGACCCTTGTATTGAATTAGGTATGATTTGTAGTGTTCATTTCTGCATTGTCCTTTAAGAGCCTTGTATGAGCTTCcactgtgttttgctttgcaggaaaggaaaaaaactaatGGAAAAAAGTTCGACCTTTGTATACTGTCATGGACAGGACAAGAATAGTCTCTCAAATGTTAATTGCAAACTAAGTATAGAAAGACTAAGGGGTATTCCACAAGTGTTGTTGCTattaaaaatccttcttctATGTACCCTAGACCTACGAGAAAGGAAACTGTGatattttactggaaaataataattttgcttctagaaaatatttcattctctGAAAATTGCTTGGATATTACCTCAGTTTATCTgtttagatttattttatgaTGATGGCTTTCTCTGGTCTGATCTGTAAGCTGGAGCAGTCAGACCCAGAATGTATGAAACCCAGGCTCAGCTCTCACTGGTGCCAAATCTTGTCCCCAGTGAGAGTGCCCACAGGGCTATTTGATATTCCTCTCTTGAAAGGAGAATCTGAAATTCTCCTCTTAATTGTGTCCCCTTTGTACAAATGAAGTTCAATAGTTTTGAGTGAAGAAAAGCCTGGGGATCTGTTGTTCTTCCTCTTGGGTGGGCACCTCTGAGCTGTTATGCTGAGGAATCATTTGCTCTTGCATGGTCTCAGGGGCAAGGACTGCACTGATATTTTGTACAAAATCCCAGCAGTGAGGACCAAAATCATCAAAACCTGAACCCCTACCATGTATCCATGTCCTCCTAATGGGAAGCCGCTGCTCCACCTTATGGGAGAAGACCGCAAAACAAAGTTTACGAAGAAGGAGTGTGTGTGCTGGTTGTGGTTCAGCCGGGACTGGGTCTGCACACCTCAAGAGCAGGGATACTGAGGGAACTCAGTGTATTGCTCTAAGCATGAGATGATTAAAAAGGACAGGTGCTGTGGTCATGGTCTGTCGAAATTGATGCAGGTATGAAATAAAGGATGGAGTAACAGAGCAGTGTTATGGTTATGCTCCACTGAAAACATGCAGCTAGCAGGAAGTAAGCCCATGGAATGAACCAGACAGTAACCAGAAGCTGGCCTTTGCTTCATCAGCTTGAAGATATGTCTTGATTTTCTGTACATATACTAATGACTCAAGCACCACATCAACATGAAATGTCACCAACTGTAActtaaccttttctttttcctcaaagGAAGCAATATAAATCTAGCTAAAGTGGGGAGGGAGGTGAGAGAAGACTCCACTATAACTTGTCTTCTTCCCCTGAAGGGATGCCTATTGGGTAAGAACCTCATTCTGTGCAAGCTGAATTATTATCTCTAGCTAACTTTAATTGGTGATTAGAATTGGTCAATATATTGctttaaattcatttttgtaATCAGTTACTGTCAACAGCAATCTCTGAACCTTAACCTGTCACAGTGTTCAACTATCAGTGTGTTTGTTAATAAAGTGTGTTATTCAGTACACTGTTTAGTGTGAGTCCTTCAAGGGCACTAAGGGATGAGTGGCCAGAAGCAGATAACATACTTGACTAAACTGGAAATATCTACCAACTCCAAGTGGGAACATTGTTGGTGTGTGACCCTAAATGGGTTGGTCAAACCATGCTCCAATAGACTGGACTGTTTGGTGGGGTCCCCATGATGGGGCACTGACAGGCTGCTCAGGCGCAAGGGTTTCAGCTTCCCTGAGGGTGCTGATGGAACAAATATAAACGGTTATATATAAAGAGAAATTCATGTGACACAGCTCCTAACTGTGGATCTGGTTGGGAATTCAGGAGGAAATGTATGGCCAGCcagaagagcagaggaaaactctCAAGCGATGAGAAGACAGTGTTTCACTGAGACTCATTGCTGAACCGGCTCTTGCTTCTTGTTCACTGCTGAGGGAGCAAGGGACAAGACTGATGGAGGGAAAATATGCTAAGGGAAAGAGAACCAAGGATGGTATAAGAACCACAAAGATTCCTGCTTGACATTTTCTCACAAAGTTTTAGTTGGAAGTGCAAGCACCTAAACTGAAGAAATCTGCTCTGGACTAATTGTAAACTACAAATATCTACAAATATCCACAAATATATATACCTGTCACATATTTTCACATGAATATTTgcagtagaaatatttttaaggctTCAAActtgttggctttttttccccttcctcaagtaaatattcaaaattaattaactTTCATTTACCCACTCACACTTAGGTGCCTTGCTGCAAGTTTGGGATGGAGAATTACATAGTACTGAAATTATAATGTAATAGAGAGCTCtaaggagaagaaatattttcagatggCCTTCATGGACACTAATTTATTTTGGAGAAGAACAGTGTGACAGCATATACTTACAGGACCACCA of the Camarhynchus parvulus chromosome 3, STF_HiC, whole genome shotgun sequence genome contains:
- the C3H6orf58 gene encoding protein LEG1 homolog, which translates into the protein MWPHFGIHALLVVTVTLSPAPAAAQGENDVTGEDLYPPLWDLAPGNLLDFPVKDNKIVISAWNYQDRLGVYKSLLSASAKYFDAFGPHNSGNILWGLPLQHGWQFRTGRLADPSGVTSCGYENGELLCQSVRSWWSCMNYYLSIIPFLGAVEAGLFGQLPYEIEILPPEEQKDDFCYSVKDCWSLMPKLMDDWKAFFEYLLSTEQKAVRSASLSSFKLDNALGLMWKAHTSSIAYALPKFHDSLKYLSDPEANFAEDWANAVDFIAATHFRTDLLTTNNFQAFLPQRMLVEGDVVSSISDFSPEQNKVLVSLRTLHKVNKITGGLLLKIWQKAMSTEAGRRIGRELIESLTSSQNLELLDLIGI